One Panicum virgatum strain AP13 chromosome 9K, P.virgatum_v5, whole genome shotgun sequence genomic region harbors:
- the LOC120652957 gene encoding aldehyde oxidase GLOX-like has protein sequence MDLRSVRGNDRALHLALLLLLAFAGGIAPATASGAGGRWELLQRSIGVSAMHMQLLHNDRVIIFDRTDFGRSNLSLPAGRCRVNPRERVLPDGDCTAHSAEYDVASNSFRPLFIFTDTWCSSGTVAPDGSLVQTGGWNDGYRSARTMPVCGGGDRSCDWSEKQDALAANRWYATNQILPDGRAFIVGGRRQFSYEFYPKADPSDTSVVQMPFLMQTRDPEENNLYPFVHLNIDGNLFIFANNRAILLDYKRNKVVRTYPVLADGDPRNYPSSGSSVLLPLKPNPTEAEVLVCGGAPSGSYNSTRGGARIFVPALTTCGRIKITDASPAWVIETMPSPRVMGDMILLPNGAEVAIINGAADGTAGWESASTPNYAPVIYRPDHSPGDRFEEQVATGVPRLYHSSAVLLRDGRLLVGGSNPHIYYNFSDVRFPTELSLEAFSPEYLDPSNDMLRPRILSPSPTGAAASVTYGAKLALKFSVPASARRRRRGGGGGGAGGLGEVSVTMVAPSFTTHSLAMNQRLLFLEVAKTAAVRGLAGTYYASATMPATAVLAPPGYYMVFVVNGHVPSEGIWVHIQ, from the coding sequence ATGGATCTTAGATCGGTCCGGGGGAACGACCGTGCCCTCCACCTCGctctcctcctgctcctcgccTTCGCCGGCGGCATTGCACCGGCGAccgcgagcggcgccggcgggaggtGGGAGCTCCTGCAGCGCAGCATCGGGGTGTCGGCGATGCACATGCAGCTCCTGCACAACGACCGCGTCATCATCTTCGACCGCACTGACTTCGGCCGCTCCAACCTctccctccccgccggccgctgccgcgtCAACCCGCGGGAGCGGGTGCTCCCCGACGGGGACTGCACCGCGCACTCCGCCGAGTACGACGTCGCGTCCAACTCCTTCCGCCCGCTCTTCATCTTCACCGACACCTGGTGCTCCTCGGGCACCGTCGCGCCCGACGGCTCGCTCGTGCAGACCGGCGGCTGGAACGACGGCTACCGCAGCGCTCGCACCATGCccgtgtgcggcggcggcgacaggagTTGCGACTGGTCCGAGAAGCAGGACGCGCTCGCCGCCAACAGGTGGTACGCCACCAACCAGATCCTCCCCGACGGCCGCGCGTTCATCGTCGGTGGCCGGAGGCAGTTCAGCTACGAGTTCTACCCCAAGGCCGACCCGTCCGATACGTCTGTCGTCCAGATGCCATTTCTGATGCAGACGAGGGATCCCGAGGAGAACAATCTTTATCCGTTCGTACACCTCAACATAGATGGCAACCTTTTCATCTTCGCCAACAACCGCGCCATCCTCCTGGACTATAAGCGGAACAAGGTCGTGCGGACGTACCCCGTGCTCGCCGACGGCGACCCCAGGAACTACCCCAGCTCGGGCTCGTCGGTGCTGCTCCCCCTGAAACCCAACCCCACCGAGGCCGAGGTGCTGGTTTGCGGCGGCGCGCCGTCGGGGTCCTACAACTccaccaggggcggcgcccgcATCTTCGTCCCGGCGCTGACGACGTGCGGGCGGATCAAGATCACCGACGCCTCGCCGGCGTGGGTCATCGAGACAATGCCGTCGCCGCGGGTGATGGGCGACATGATCCTGCTCCCGAACGGCGCGGAGGTGGCGATCATCAACGGTGCCGCGGACGGCACCGCCGGGTGGGAGTCCGCCAGCACCCCGAACTACGCGCCCGTCATCTACCGGCCCGACCACTCGCCGGGGGACCGGTTCGAGGAGCAGGTCGCGACGGGCGTCCCGCGGCTGTACCACTCCTCGGCGGTGCTCCTCCGCGACGGCAGGCTGCTGGTGGGCGGCAGCAACCCGCACATCTACTACAACTTCAGCGACGTGCGGTTCCCCACCGAGCTCAGCCTGGAGGCCTTCTCGCCGGAGTACCTCGACCCGTCCAACGACATGCTCCGCCCCAGAATCCTCAGCCCGTCCCcgaccggcgcggcggcgagcgtgaCCTACGGGGCGAAGCTGGCGCTCAAGTTCTCGGTCCCCGCgtccgcgaggaggaggaggcgcggcggtggcggcggaggcgccggcggcctcgggGAGGTGTCGGTGACGATGGTGGCGCCGTCGTTCACGACGCACTCTCTCGCTATGAACCAGCGGCTGCTGTTCCTGGAGGTGGCCAagacggcggcggtgcgcggccTGGCCGGCACGTACTACGCGTCCGCGAcgatgccggcgacggcggtccTGGCGCCGCCGGGGTACTACATGGTGTTCGTGGTGAACGGGCACGTCCCCAGCGAGGGGATCTGGGTCCACATACAGTGA
- the LOC120652958 gene encoding probable carboxylesterase 17, with protein MRRRRMGALHVVGEPRVSFQHQQQQPAAAAAGSKSGGHGPVVEEIHGLLRVYKDGHVERPPAIPDVPCTWGATAPGAPGGVAARDVVVDRATGVWARLYAPVAAGAGAGLPVVVYFHGGGFCVGSAAWSCYHEFLVQLAARAGCAVMSVDYRLAPEHRLPAAFDDGLEALRWLWHQAALPTGTGRATAAADEVSWWRARCGFDRVFLMGDSAGANIAFHVAARLGQGHLGALSPLAVRGAVLVQPFFGGEARTASERTMPQPPRSALTLPTSDCYWRLALPAGAGRDHPWCNPLSRAAPRLEALPLPPLLVCVSEADVLRDRNLELCRALRRAGKGVEQAVYGGVGHAFQVLHNCHLSQPRTQEMLAHIKAFVSAR; from the coding sequence ATGAGGAGGCGGAGGATGGGGGCACTGCACGTCGTCGGCGAGCCTAGGGTCAGCttccagcaccagcagcagcagcccgccgccgccgccgccggcagcaagagcgGCGGCCACGGCCCCGTCGTCGAGGAGATCCACGGCCTCTTACGCGTCTACAAGGACGGCCACGTCGAGCGGCCCCCGGCGATCCCCGACGTGCCCTGCACGTGGGGCGCCACGGCCCCCGGCGCGccgggcggcgtcgcggcgaggGACGTGGTGGTCGACCGCGCCACGGGGGTGTGGGCGCGGCTCTACGCGCCGGTGGCGGCAGGCGCCGGGGCCGGTCTCCCCGTCGTGGTGTACTTCCACGGCGGCGGGTTCTGCGTCGGCTCCGCGGCCTGGAGCTGCTACCACGAGTTCCTCGTGCagctcgccgcgcgcgcgggctgCGCCGTCATGTCCGTGGACTACCGCCTCGCGCCCGAGCACCGCCTGCCCGCCGCGTTCGACGACGGGCTCGAGGCCCTGCGCTGGCTGTGGCACCAGGCGGCCTTGCCCACCGGCaccggccgcgccaccgcggccgccgacGAGGTCTCCTGGTGGCGCGCCCGCTGCGGCTTCGACCGCGTGTTCCTCATGGGGGACAGCGCGGGCGCCAACATCGCCTTCCACGTCGCCGCGCGGCTGGGCCAGGGCCACCTCGGCGCGCTGTCCCCGCTCGCCGTCAGGGGCGCCGTCCTGGTCCAGCCCTTCTTCGGCGGCGAGGCCCGCACCGCGTCGGAGAGGACCATGCCCcagccgccgcgctccgcgctGACGCTCCCAACCTCCGACTGCTACTGGCGGCTGGcgctgccggccggcgccgggcgCGACCACCCCTGGTGCAACCCGCtgtcccgcgccgcgccgcgcctggaGGCCCTCCCGCTGCCGCCCCTCCTGGTGTGCGTCTCGGAGGCGGACGTCCTGCGCGACCGCAACCTGGAGCTGTGCCGGGCCCTGCGCAGGGCCGGCAAGGGCGTGGAGCAGGCCGTGTACGGCGGCGTTGGGCACGCGTTCCAGGTGCTGCACAACTGCCACCTGTCCCAGCCGCGGACGCAGGAGATGCTCGCGCACATCAAGGCCTTCGTCAGCGCcaggtag
- the LOC120652956 gene encoding basic blue protein-like translates to MAQGRGSATTRCLAVGGLLAVCLLLGAADAATHRVDWSFNADSWCRGKSFRAGDVLEFNYDPSVHNVVAVDAGGYSGCGFSGSGRAYSSGSDRITIGSGTSYFICSLNGHCGMGMKMAVHAS, encoded by the exons ATGGCTCAGGGAAGGGGCAGTGCGACGACACGGTGCCTCGCCGTCGGCGGCCTGCTCGCCGTgtgcctcctcctcggcgccgccgacgcggccACCCACAGGGTCGACTGGTCGTTCAACGCGGACAGCTGGTGCCGGGGCAAGAGCTTCCGCGCCGGGGACGTCCTCG AGTTCAACTACGACCCCTCCGTGCACAACGTGGTGGCCGTGGACGCCGGCGGCTACTCCGGCTGCGGCTTCTCCGGCAGCGGCAGGGCATACAGCTCCGGGAGCGACCGCATCACGATCGGCTCCGGGACCAGCTACTTCATCTGCAGCCTCAACGGGCACTGCGGGATGGGGATGAAGATGGCCGTCCACGCCAGCTGA